Genomic segment of Drosophila simulans strain w501 chromosome 2R, Prin_Dsim_3.1, whole genome shotgun sequence:
ATCAGATCGTGTTATAATATTAACTTTAGCAAATGGATGTTTAAATGAGCTCATATACTCATTCTTCTCATTTCCGTCAATTTATTGTCGTTATGGCTTGTTTATCACGCTTTCGCTTTTATTTACAATGCTGCAAAAGTATAAACATTACCAGACCAATTCATTCAATTGGTTTCGAATAACACGATGCCAGTGTTTTTCAGTTGcgccaataaataaataaattggccTAGAAACAAAGCATGAAAACGCTATCAAATGGCCTATAGCAATGCGGATTGATTAGGCTTGTTAAGAGCACTCAGATAAGACCTGTATATTGTACGGATTTTAGCACTTTGACCCATGTATTTCCCTAAACTCTTGAGAAATCAGTGGACTTCGAATAAATTGGGTTACTCATTGGATCTGTGGTTTCCTTCGTTCGCAGCTTACAGGACAGATGCGGGAGTTCCCTGGGTCTTGCCTGTGGTGCGCAAGACGGAAATCTGCATTGCCAGCGATGAGCAGGTTAACCACGAGTATTTGCCAGTGACCGGTAAGTAAATGCCATATTTTCATCATAGTAAATCAGTAAACACAATGATTCTGTTTTGCAGGACTCGAGACATTCACCAATGCGGCCACTGAATTGGTTCTGGGTGCTGATTCCCCTGCCATCAAGGAGAATCGCGTAAGTTGGGGCTCATCCTAAAAATATGTACTCTTTTATTAGGCTGATTTATTCTTGTAGGCCTTTGGAGTGCAGACCATTTCGGGCACGGGTGCCCTGCGCATTGCCGCCGATTTCCTGCACACACAACTGAATCGCAATGTGGTTTACTACTCGAACCCCACGTGGGAGAATCACCACAAGATCTTTTGCGATGCCGGCTTTACGACCGTGAAATCGTACCGCTACTGGGACCAAAATAAACGCCAGTTGGACTTCAAGAACATGCTGGCCGATCTGAACGATGCTCCGCCCGGTGCTGTGATCATTCTGCACGCCTGTGCCCACAATCCCACCGGCATTGATCCCACCCAGGAGCAGTGGACCGAGCTGGCCGATCTGATGGAGAAGAAGAAGTTGTTCCCGCTGTTCGATTCGGCTTACCAGGGCTTTGCCAGTGGTGATCCCGATCGCGATGCCTGGGCCGTTAGGTTTTTCGTGCAGCGTGGCTTCGAGCTCTTCGCCTGCCAGTCGTTCGCCAAGAACTTTGGCCTCTACTGCGAACGTGCCGGCAACCTGACGGTGGTGCAAAAGAATGGCGCTACCAAGGCAGCAGTTCACTCTCAGCTGACGCTGCTCATTCGTGGACAGTACTCGAATCCGCCCGCGTATGGAGCTCGCATCGTTTCCAAGGTCCTAAACACACCGGAGCTGCGCAAGGAGTGGATGGCCTCCATTCAGGCTATGTCGAGCCGCATCCGCGAGATGCGTACGGCTTTGCGTGACAAGCTGGTGGCCTTGGGCACACCCGGCACCTGGGATCACATTGTCAACCAGATCGGCATGTTCTCCTACACCGGTCTGAACGAGAGCCACGTTCGCGTGCTGATCGACCGGTACCACATTTACCTGCTGAAGACGGGACGCATCAGCATGAGTGGCCTGAATACGGGCAACGTTGAATATGTGGCCAAGGCGATCCATGCCGCGATCACCGGAGCAGGAGAAAGCGCAGCTTGTCCTTGTGACAACAAATTGTAATCGTACCATAGAACGTACCATTGGATAGATACGTACAACGACtagctatgtacatatattggGCATGCGATTTAGGAATCCCGAAGCTGGATCACAGATGTCTGCACCATTGGCATTTAAATCAAaccaacaacaattgcaattactAAACGTATATACGCGGCTTTTAGATGGATATACACATATTATACACAGGAAATGAATGTTCCACattaaagtaaaaagtttacaaaaattaCGCACTATTGAAAGCCGTCGAAGATtggttaaataatttaagcttTATAACGTTTATTGACCTGCGTGTAGTAACTAGATAAATCGACAATAACATTACTGAAGTATTTAATCTGTGGGGTGTTTAATTCTTTTTGTGGGAAAATAATTTGTCATTGAAAACATGCTTCTCAAGCTAATCATgacttattttaaatagtaGCTTTGCAATATCTTTAAATTAAGTCAAATAATTAACTTCTGACAATAACATTCATCTGCTTGCACTGCTTGCTATCATCGACCTATCGATTGACAGTCAGCTGTTTACGTCTTGCAACTCTCATCTCTAgactttaaatgtaaattaaacgaaattagCAAAACATCATAAATATTAGGCGAATTTGAGTGATTTTTCAATGGCAGGTGCTAACTGTCGCAAGAATTGCTTAAGTTTTGGTCATTAATGAGATGATTTTCCGCAGACGATCCAAACAAACCCTCTACCTCGTCGAAAACTGAAGATGCTCCCCTGTTCCCGCCCGCAAAACCAGGAAAAAGAGTTGACTATGGGACAAACAACACATTGGAGCTGCTGGAGGGGATTCCCAGCCAGGTGGTGGATCTCAAGCTGGACGATGTGCTGACAGCCGTCAAGGAAGTGGATAACCTCTGCGACTATCCGCGCTGCAAGACCAAAACCAGCCTGATGGGCCAGGACTGTCAGCATTGCAAGAAGAGATTCTGCTTCAAGCACGGACTGCCAGAGGTGCACGGATGTGGCGAGGAGATCAAGCGGGACGAGCGCAAGAAGTTCCTGCACCCGAAGCCGGCGAAAACCATCAGACAGGAGGAGGATGTGAAGAATGCGAAAAAGCGTCTGGATGCAAAGTTAAAGGAAATGCAGTTGGGACGCACTCAAAAAGCCACCGGCGGAGgttccaaaaaaaagaacgcaAAATAGGAAGGTGTCTGATTACGTTAGTTTATTAAATCCTTAAAAATCCAATGTTCTCAAAAGgtgttataaataatatcagTATCGTgttcgatttatttttatattcttaTTGTTACCATCCTTTTGCTCAGATATTCGCTTCCGCATCCTACTTTCCTATGAAACTGGACTGCATTATTGCATCCTTAAACGTCTGCCTTCGAGGACTAGCAATCTCCTCCTGAAACTGACATAGCAGACCGTTAGAAATCCGTTCAATACATAGCCAGTGTGGCAACTCCGTGCGGCGCTGCCACCTGCCAAAAACCAGCTGTTGCTCACAAGCTGATGAAACTTTGCCGCATTTGCAAGTGCAGAAGCGACTGACTGTTTATACGTGCGCATATATAGAACGGAAAGATAATGTCGAAACGTGGGCAACCGGCGTGGCAAGCTCCCGAGGCGGTGGATCGGCCGAAACTGAAGCTGTTCAACAGCCTCACGCGACAGAAGGAGGACTTCGTGCCGCTGGACGGAAATAATGTAACGTGGTATAGCTGCGGACCCACCGTCTACGATGCCTCCCACATGGGGCATGCCAGGTAGGTTTGGTCGCCACATCACCATCTGTGCATTTAATCTTATCTTCCCCCTACGTACTACACAGATCTTACATTTCCTTCGATATTTTGCGGCGCATTCTGTCCGACTACTTTGGCTACAACATCCACTATGTGATGAACATTACGGACATCGACGACAAGATCATAAGGCGTGCGCGGCAGAATCATCTCTTCGAGGAGTACGCTGCTGAGGCGCAAAAGCTGCCACTGGATGAGCTGCTGGGTCAGCAAAAGGAGGTACTGCAGCGGTTTCAGGATACATGCGCCAAGAATACTGATCCCGACAAGAAGATTATGCTCGACAAGACACTGCAGCGGATGAACGATGCCGTGGAGGCGCTGACCAAGGCGGTTGGCAAGGGCGATGAGCGGGAGATCTCCGAGAAGCGGCTGCTCTACCTTAACGAAGCCAAGGATCCCATCTCAGACTGGTTGGACTCGCTAAAGGGCGCCCAGATCAATGATAATGCAGTATTTGAGGCACTGCCGCGCTACTGGGAAGATCAGTTCCACAACGACATGAAATCGCTGAATGTGAGTCATCGCATTACTAAGAAAGTTGAATCATTTGCTAATTCCATGTTTATAGATTCTCCCGCCAGATGTTTTAACTCGGGTTTCGGAGTACGTGCCGCAAATCGTCACCTTCATTCAAAAGATTATCGACAACGGCTTGGCTTATGCAGCCAACAACTCCGTTTACTTCGATGTAAATGGCTTCGACAAGAGGGAAAAGCATCATTATGCTAAGCTGGTGCCAGAAGCATATGGCGACACCAAGTCCCTGCAAGAAGGTGAAGGCGATCTGTCCGCCGCAGAGGATCGGCTCTCCGAGAAGCGTTCTGCCAATGACTTTGCCTTGTGGAAGGCGAGCAAAGCCGGCGAACCCTGGTGGGATAGCCCATGGGGCAAGGGCCGTCCAGGCTGGCACATTGAATGCTCGGCCATGGCCTCGGATATCTTTGGGCCCACGTTTGATATACACACTGGCGGTGTGGACTTAAAGTTCCCTCATCACGACAACGAGCTGGCCCAATCGGAGGCCGCTTTTAATGAGTCGGAGTGGGTTAAGTACTTCCTGCATACGGGTCACCTCACCATCGCTGGCTGCAAGATGTCCAAGTCGCTGAAGAACTTTGTCACCATCCAGGAAGCTCTAAAGAAACACTCCGCCACCCAGCTGCGACTGGCCTTCCTGCTGCACTCGTGGAAGGATACGCTCGACTACTCAGAAAACACCATGGAAATGGCCACCCAATACGAAAAGTTCCTCAATGTAAGACGAAGTAATCTTAAGTTTAgttatgtttttcatttaacCTGTATTTGTTGCAGGAGTTCTTCCTGAATGTCAAGGATCTGACGCGGCATGTGCTCTCCGAAGAGCCCCGCCGGCAGTTTGATGCCTGGACAGAAGTTGAGGCGGCTTTGCAGAAAAAATTCTCCAATGCTCAGGTCCTAGTACATGCTAGCTTGTGTGGTGAGTAATCAATGGATTAAATCGcccttaaatatataatattgttCTATCTATTCTCGCAGACAACATTGATACTCGCAGCGCCCTTGACGCTATTCGAGAGCTGGTATCCGTGTCCAATGTCTACATTCGCGACAATAAGACTAGACTCAACAGTCTGCTGCTCCGAAACGTGGCCACATATATCACGGATCTGTTGCATGTGTTTGGCGCAATATCTGGTCCTCGCGGTGGCATTGGATTCCCCGTCAGTGGTGGCTCAGGAGCACAAGCTGCCGGCGCAGATTTAGAAACTACGGTCTTGCCTTACGTTCAATCGCTGGCTGAATTCCGTTACTTGGTGCGGGAGCAAGCCAAGACCCTGAAGGCCTTTGACATCCTGAAGCTCTGCGATGATCTACGCGACAATGTGCTGCCAAATTTGGGCGTGCGACTGGAGGACAAGGATATTGGAAAGTACGCCGTGAAGCTGGTCGACCGCGACTCACTTTTACGAGAACGGGAGGCAAAGCTGGCCGCCGAAGCGGAGAAGGCAGCAGAAAAGGAGCGCAAGAAGCAGGCGGCTGCGGAGGCTGCTGCGGCCAAAGAAGCCCAGCGTCGTGTGAATCCCAAGGAAATGTTCCTGGGCGAAACCGAAAAGTACTCGGCGTTCGACGACAATGTAAGCCATGCAATATTAAAACCTAAGTACCAAATATGATAGaattttgcacaattttttgTAGGGCCTTCCCACTCACGACAAGGAGGGCAAAGAGGTCAGCAAAGGACAGATCAAGAAGCTGCAGAAactccaacagcagcaggaacagcgCTACAAAGAGTATTTGGCATCAATTGAGAAAGCCTGAGACCTAAGATCAGAGCCAGCATGTTAATGATATTAGCATTTATCCGATTCAAGACCTTCGTACCATTTAGTTAATGCAAGAGATTTCAGTTCCCAGCTTGAAGCAATCCATctaataaaatagtttttctatgatatgattattttaatttttatttacaggccagttttttaaattattgatttgaaatcaaaataaagtcTAGATATAAGCTGCCAATATAACGATCTACGactacaataataataacttataATAAGTCCAAAGAACGGAcgttaattcaattaattgttCTAAAGAATATTCAAACTATTTTGATAATTATGTGAGAGTCCAAATTGAACACTTGGATTTTTGAGTACCAATGAGAAGTCAAACATAAAACCAGACCTGCCTCCAATAGTCATCTCTATCACATCTCAATgaccaaattgattttctaaGCGAGATCCAGATAAGTTGGCCTCTTTATCCGTTAAGGTATTGCTATGATATAATCGAACATTAGATTTCCATTAGAGTTGAGCGGTATCCTCAGAAGTCTTTGGTATATCTGCATAGGTTCCTCTGGAATGTTGGCCTCATAGCTAAGAACCCTTATAAGCTACCAATATCATTGTAGCGCTTCAACTTGTCCGGGAAATTGTCCCGGAACAACACAGGATCCGCTCTGAACTCCACCGTGCGAAGTGGCATGCGCCCGTAGATTTTCGAGAAGCGATCAATGCAAGCCGAACGTTCACGCATGTGATTCAGATCGGCGGAAAGCATTTCCGTATTGGTGCACTCCGGGCACTTAAACTTCTTTCGAGGAGTAACCTTAATGGGCGGATTGTTGGTGATGTTGGCCACCAGAAAGTTCATGGCAATGTCCTCGCAGTTCATATGCTCATCCACCCAATCCTTGATATCCCCCGGCATGGCATGTGTGTACATGTGACTCCAGTACTTGTGATGGAAAGCAGCGCCGGTAAGAACCATTGATATCTGGTTTGTCCACTCCGATTCGTAGTGCCAACGCATCGTGACATTTTCCCAAACATGAATTCGACTGGGAAAGCCCACAATGTGATCAGGAAACTCTCGCCAAACTTCATAgctgcaaaataataataattagtcACGAATTATCTTGAAATACAACTTATATTTACCCAAAATCCAACTCATCAGTGGTCAGCATTATGATGTCATCGTCTATGGTTAAGATAGCTTCCGTTTCTATTTCTGGATATGGATAGAATCGATTGGATAGCTTGTTCTCCTTGGTTTGCCGAATTTTCAGAGGCTTCGATATAGATGGAAAGGTGGATACTAATCAAGAAATATTAGGGATTATTACTTATGTGGTAGTTGTGGACTTTTAAAGAACTCACAGTGCGGGGGAGACTTTTTCTGATTATTCCAAATCACTAAAATGCTTTGTAATGATGGCACCACAGCGAGCTTCTGAATCAGCAGGAACAGACTCTCCACGCGATCGTAGGTGAGGATGACGGCGGTGAAGCCCTGTGATTTCGGTGCCAGTGAGGGCAAGAACAGCGGATTGAAAGTGGAACGGGCGTTGGTATCAATGGTATTCCACTGGCGACTGCTACGGGCTCGCAGCGGAAAGATCCTACTCTCCAGCACCTCAAGAGCAGTTAGTGTCACAGTCTTCAGATCCTTGAAGTACTTGGAGAACAACCACTGCACTTGCTTCTGCATTTCAACTATCTTAACACTCGATATTGCTTTTAGCTTCTGCATTACGGAGTGCAGTTCGTTTTCGCGTATACGAACGGAAGCCAGAGACCAGTCAATCACATCCTCGAAGGGTAGCACATAGTTGTCCACGGCAATTACGGGAATACAGTGCTGAGACATAATCTCTACTAGATCGGGTTGACCCATGCGAAGACTGCGACCTAGCAGGCAAAATTTACCGCGGGACAGCAGCCGAGGATACTCCAGCGATTTGTGGTGCTGCGACAAAGGGCAGCGCATTGTGAGATCCAAGTTCTCGCAGGCACCCAAAAGAAGCAACTGCTCGCTGTGGGCCAGAGATAACTCCCTCAGAGTCCTCACGAAGCGAGGAAGAATGTTCAGCTGGGCTACTACCAATAGGAACTTCCTCTGGGCCGTCGCATGTGCATGTTGCCGCACCAATCGTGGACTCCAGACTGGAATGGCGACATCAAAGCCCGGGCGATAAGACCAAGAGTCAAAGCCACCGCCAAAAATGATGGCATTATCCGTATTCACGTCCAGCACAGTGTTATAGGATGGAGCTCCGCCGGGCAGCATGTTAAAGATGATGTGGTTGGCACCACGATCCCAGAAGTCCAGGGAAGCCAAGGCAGCGCCCGCCAAGTGCTTGTCGAAGACATTCTGGTTCAGCAGATCCAAACTGGGCAGAAACAGGCACGCTTCGTTCGGATTGGACGTGTAGTAGCGACTCTTGAGAACCGCCTCCAGTATTTGGAAGTACTCGCTGGACAGGGTGGTGGCCGTTTTGTCGCTCTGCTCGTCAACAA
This window contains:
- the LOC6734710 gene encoding aspartate aminotransferase, cytoplasmic isoform X1, with amino-acid sequence MFIILRRLNYPGLLQNLQQSAMSIYADVPKGPAIEVFALTQAFKDDSNPNKVNLSVGAYRTDAGVPWVLPVVRKTEICIASDEQVNHEYLPVTGLETFTNAATELVLGADSPAIKENRAFGVQTISGTGALRIAADFLHTQLNRNVVYYSNPTWENHHKIFCDAGFTTVKSYRYWDQNKRQLDFKNMLADLNDAPPGAVIILHACAHNPTGIDPTQEQWTELADLMEKKKLFPLFDSAYQGFASGDPDRDAWAVRFFVQRGFELFACQSFAKNFGLYCERAGNLTVVQKNGATKAAVHSQLTLLIRGQYSNPPAYGARIVSKVLNTPELRKEWMASIQAMSSRIREMRTALRDKLVALGTPGTWDHIVNQIGMFSYTGLNESHVRVLIDRYHIYLLKTGRISMSGLNTGNVEYVAKAIHAAITGAGESAACPCDNKL
- the LOC6734713 gene encoding exostosin-2; its protein translation is MTKIKNLLSFVTQSRAISHTNPREHILNCLTYGLLVIVALCAGFLLWDLSSSPRDGFFHGKRDSRTLILDLEHIQEVAVNPEAEQRARNVNCTFWDCLNIYKCEHDRLKVYIYPLQEFVDEQSDKTATTLSSEYFQILEAVLKSRYYTSNPNEACLFLPSLDLLNQNVFDKHLAGAALASLDFWDRGANHIIFNMLPGGAPSYNTVLDVNTDNAIIFGGGFDSWSYRPGFDVAIPVWSPRLVRQHAHATAQRKFLLVVAQLNILPRFVRTLRELSLAHSEQLLLLGACENLDLTMRCPLSQHHKSLEYPRLLSRGKFCLLGRSLRMGQPDLVEIMSQHCIPVIAVDNYVLPFEDVIDWSLASVRIRENELHSVMQKLKAISSVKIVEMQKQVQWLFSKYFKDLKTVTLTALEVLESRIFPLRARSSRQWNTIDTNARSTFNPLFLPSLAPKSQGFTAVILTYDRVESLFLLIQKLAVVPSLQSILVIWNNQKKSPPHLSTFPSISKPLKIRQTKENKLSNRFYPYPEIETEAILTIDDDIIMLTTDELDFGYEVWREFPDHIVGFPSRIHVWENVTMRWHYESEWTNQISMVLTGAAFHHKYWSHMYTHAMPGDIKDWVDEHMNCEDIAMNFLVANITNNPPIKVTPRKKFKCPECTNTEMLSADLNHMRERSACIDRFSKIYGRMPLRTVEFRADPVLFRDNFPDKLKRYNDIGSL
- the LOC6734711 gene encoding DNA-binding protein SMUBP-2, translated to MADDPNKPSTSSKTEDAPLFPPAKPGKRVDYGTNNTLELLEGIPSQVVDLKLDDVLTAVKEVDNLCDYPRCKTKTSLMGQDCQHCKKRFCFKHGLPEVHGCGEEIKRDERKKFLHPKPAKTIRQEEDVKNAKKRLDAKLKEMQLGRTQKATGGGSKKKNAK
- the LOC6734712 gene encoding cysteine--tRNA ligase, cytoplasmic codes for the protein MSKRGQPAWQAPEAVDRPKLKLFNSLTRQKEDFVPLDGNNVTWYSCGPTVYDASHMGHARSYISFDILRRILSDYFGYNIHYVMNITDIDDKIIRRARQNHLFEEYAAEAQKLPLDELLGQQKEVLQRFQDTCAKNTDPDKKIMLDKTLQRMNDAVEALTKAVGKGDEREISEKRLLYLNEAKDPISDWLDSLKGAQINDNAVFEALPRYWEDQFHNDMKSLNILPPDVLTRVSEYVPQIVTFIQKIIDNGLAYAANNSVYFDVNGFDKREKHHYAKLVPEAYGDTKSLQEGEGDLSAAEDRLSEKRSANDFALWKASKAGEPWWDSPWGKGRPGWHIECSAMASDIFGPTFDIHTGGVDLKFPHHDNELAQSEAAFNESEWVKYFLHTGHLTIAGCKMSKSLKNFVTIQEALKKHSATQLRLAFLLHSWKDTLDYSENTMEMATQYEKFLNEFFLNVKDLTRHVLSEEPRRQFDAWTEVEAALQKKFSNAQVLVHASLCDNIDTRSALDAIRELVSVSNVYIRDNKTRLNSLLLRNVATYITDLLHVFGAISGPRGGIGFPVSGGSGAQAAGADLETTVLPYVQSLAEFRYLVREQAKTLKAFDILKLCDDLRDNVLPNLGVRLEDKDIGKYAVKLVDRDSLLREREAKLAAEAEKAAEKERKKQAAAEAAAAKEAQRRVNPKEMFLGETEKYSAFDDNGLPTHDKEGKEVSKGQIKKLQKLQQQQEQRYKEYLASIEKA
- the LOC6734710 gene encoding aspartate aminotransferase, cytoplasmic isoform X2, which translates into the protein MSIYADVPKGPAIEVFALTQAFKDDSNPNKVNLSVGAYRTDAGVPWVLPVVRKTEICIASDEQVNHEYLPVTGLETFTNAATELVLGADSPAIKENRAFGVQTISGTGALRIAADFLHTQLNRNVVYYSNPTWENHHKIFCDAGFTTVKSYRYWDQNKRQLDFKNMLADLNDAPPGAVIILHACAHNPTGIDPTQEQWTELADLMEKKKLFPLFDSAYQGFASGDPDRDAWAVRFFVQRGFELFACQSFAKNFGLYCERAGNLTVVQKNGATKAAVHSQLTLLIRGQYSNPPAYGARIVSKVLNTPELRKEWMASIQAMSSRIREMRTALRDKLVALGTPGTWDHIVNQIGMFSYTGLNESHVRVLIDRYHIYLLKTGRISMSGLNTGNVEYVAKAIHAAITGAGESAACPCDNKL